The genome window TCCGACGCGTCAGGCGAGCAGCCTTCCAGCAGCCCACGCTTCCGCCCCGCGGACGTCTACTCCCAGAGCACCCTGCGCCTCGCGCGCATCTGCGGTGACTGCGGTTTCCGCCTGACCCCTGGCGGCCGTTGCGTGAAGTGCGACGGAGGGAGCGCGCGCGAGGCCATCAATCCGATGCGGGCCATCTCGGTCGCGGCCATCTGACGCCGGCTTGCACGGGGTGTCTCCGCGACGCGGAGGAATTCCGAGGGGCCGCCATGCGCCTCAGGCGGGATCCGCGCATCCGGCGGCGAATCCTCGTCACGAATACATCCGCACGCAGGAGGCTCGTCATGCAGGCTCCGTGGAAACGCTCTCCCGCCGCTCTTGCGGTCATCTCGTGGACGCTCTCGCTCGTCTTGCTCGCAGGGTATCGACTCACCCTGCCTCCCGCTCATCCCGCCTCGGTCTCCGCGAGCGCCTACAGCGGGTACCTGTCGTCGCACCTGCGCGAGGGGGGATGGTTCGAGAATGGTCGCAACGGCATCTGGGCTGTGGTTCAGTACCGAATCGGTGCTGACGGCTCGTTGCAGACCGTCGAGGTGCTCGAGGCCCACGGCGATCAGGGAGAGGTCGGCCACATCGTAGACGGAGTTCGTCGCGGCGCACCGTTCGCCCGCCCTGAAGGGGCCTCTTCTGTCGACGTCACCGAGCTCTTCTGGGTCGAAGGCGATCACATGACGCCAGGGAGCCTGCCCGAGCGCCTTCGCATCGAAGGCGACGATGGCCGGAAGATTCGCTTCCAGCCCTAGTCAGGGAGCGGGTCCTTGTGAATGGTTACGGGCCGGCGTCTTCTGCGTGAAGGCGGCCGGCCCGTTGCTCGTCGCGACCGATCAGTAGGGACTGTAGAAGGTCCAGGTCTCCCACTCGGTATCAAAGTTCTTGTACCAGGTGCCGGTGAGCTCCTCGTCGTCGTTCATGCCGTCCGGGTTGGGCATGGTGTGCCACGTGATGGTGACGTTGTAGTGCTTCTTGAACGTGGCGTCTTCACACGGCATGTAGAATCCGGGGCCGTCGTTGCCGTTCCACAGGTACTTCGACCAGCTCTTCATGGGGTCTTCGTACTCGCTCACCTGGACGTGCTTGACGTAGTAGCGCTTGCTGCCGTAGCGGTACTCGTACGCCTGGATGTAGAATGTGCTCTTCTTCTCGGGAGGCTTTGCCGCTGTCGGGTTGTTCGAGGTGAGCATGACCATCATGGTCATCTGCTGCTCGGCAGAGAAGGTCACGACCTTCTCGCCCGTGTGGTGCCCTCTTGCCGTGATCTTCACGTCGTGCTTGCCGGCGCTCACCCCGTCGATGCGGAACGAGCCGTCTTCCGCGCTGGCGCCCCACAGTCCGTTCTCAAGGGTGACACGGGCGTGGAAGATGGGGGTCTGGTTCTGATCGACGACGATGCCGCTCAGAGAGGCGTCGGTCTCTCCGGCTCGCGCAGGGTTGTGCGCATGGGGCGCGGGGCTCTGGGCATATGCCGCGGGCGCGCAGGCGAGCGCGGCGACGACAAGCGTGAGACTCAGCATGATGACAGACAGGCGCTTCATGGGGCGCCATCATTCGGCATGTCTGCCCGTCGTGCCTTCGCGCCGCTCGGGAAGACCGTCAGGTGCGTCTTGCAAATGGGCGAGATCTGTCAATCTCATTCGCGAGGGGTATAAAGGTTAACCCAACGGACATCTTTTCATCTCACGCTTGTTATACGATAGAAAAAACCCACGGGAGAGGCCAGTCCACTTGAGTGATCTTCGCCTGAACCCCCTCGCCGCACCCGTGGCGACCGGTTCCACGGGGCACGCGCGTTCCACGTCTGGCGCTGCGGCAGATGCCGTTGCTCCGGCGGGTTGCGTCGACCGCGTGACCGTCGAGCGCGACGGCCTCGTCGTCTCTGGCGGCGGTCACCGCGCGCTGCTGCAGCCCGCAGACGCGCACGCTGTCAGCTCCCCCTCCCGCGTGCCGACGGTGTCAGCGCCTCCTGCGCACGATGGCATCCGCAGCGCGAGGCCGCTCTCTCCCGAAGATTCAAGTTCGCCGCTTCTCTCGACGAGTGCCCCTGCGCCCGCGCCTCCGCCGACGGTCATCCATGTTCCGATGCCATCTTCTCCTCCGATACCCGTGCCTGTCTCCAACCCGATCGCTCGGGGGCCGCGCACGACGCCTGATCTGGGCGCCGGTTTTCCCCTCGCTCCGCCCGACACACAGCCATTTGTCAGGCGGGTGCACGACTTTCTCGCGGGGAAGGTGCCCTACATCTTCAACGCGGGCATCGATCTCGGGCTCTCACGCGTGTCGAGCATCACCGAACGCGGCCTCGGCATAAACGTATCGCGCCTGCTCGACGTAGAACGCACCATGTACCGGCTGATGGTGCCATCGCGTGATGCATATGCAGGCGGTTCGCCCCCCATCTTCCAGGCGCTCGCCCAGGGCCAGGCCGCGTACGTCTTCCTGAACGGTGACCCTGAGGGCTCCGATCGGCTGACCCGGCTGTTCGCGGGGCTGCCGCCCGAGATCATCATCGGAATCGGCGCGGGCAACGACAAGTACACCCCTGTGCGTCAAGCCCTCATCGAACGCCTACAGCGGGGCGATTTCCCGGCTTTTGTCGATGTCGACGGCGACCTCTCGAGCACAAACGGCACCGAGAGCATCGCCGTGGAATCGATCTCGTCCATCGCTCGTCGCGAGAACGTGCTCAGCCGATCGTTTCCGGACCCCGCACTGTACTACCGCTGGCTCGTGACGCGCGCTGACTCGGCCTATCGGCGCACCGAGCCCTGGCTCGACGACGTGAAGCCGGTACTCCGTGGCGCGATCACCCAGGTCAAGCGCGATCTCACGCCCCCCTGGGTGTCGTCGGCCACGCCCGATCCGTTTGGGTCGACCGTGCCTCCGGCGCGCACCCAGGAAGCCTACGAGAAGGTGATGGCCCAGGCGGGTGGGGGGCGTCCACCCAGTCTTCACGACCTCGCTGACTTTGCCGATACCGCCATCTCCCTCGATCGTGACCTGGTGTTTGCGGTCCAGACCTACTGGAGCAAGCTGATGCGCGAGGTCTCGGCTGCCCAGCGCGACTCGCTGTTCACACCGCTGGCGCGGGCGTGGGTGTCTCTCAATGTCATCCCTCCGACCGATCCGGACTTCGACCTCGTGTCGCCCGCCAACGCGCCGTACATCGAGCTGCTCGATCAGCGCGCCGGCAACCGTACCGTGCTCGAGCGCTACGACCGCGCCATGGCCCTCTCCGAGGTGGTGGGGCACACGTTGAACGGCCTGGGCCTCGACCAGCGCCAGACCTTCCTCTCGAGCGTGGTCGATGAGATACGCGGTCGTCGAGATGCGGTGACCGAACGCGAGCAGCGCGTGCGCCAGATACTGGGGCATGACTATCAGGGCATCGATGTGGCCGCCGTTCTCGATGGCACCGTCGACGGCAGCAACCCCTCGGTCCGCGCTGCCCTCGACCAGCTCGAGCGGGCGGTGGACAACGGCATCACCCTTCGCCCCATGACCCCGGAGCACGCCGAGATCCAGCGTCATCTCAGCATCCTGTCGTTCATGGCCGATCGGGTGAAGGCCTTCCGCGAGCCCGCGCTGTCGCTGGCAGAGTCGCTGCCTCCCATGCCTGCCGACCCCCTCATCGTCGGCCAGTACTACAAAGGGGGGAGCAGCGTGCCGCCGAGCCCGCTCCCCGTGAACGGGCCTTCGGCTGTCGAGGTTCTGGGAACCTCCGTCTCGGGCACACCCGTGCCCACTTCTGTGGTGTTCGAGGGCGGAGGC of Pseudomonadota bacterium contains these proteins:
- a CDS encoding carboxypeptidase regulatory-like domain-containing protein, which produces MKRLSVIMLSLTLVVAALACAPAAYAQSPAPHAHNPARAGETDASLSGIVVDQNQTPIFHARVTLENGLWGASAEDGSFRIDGVSAGKHDVKITARGHHTGEKVVTFSAEQQMTMMVMLTSNNPTAAKPPEKKSTFYIQAYEYRYGSKRYYVKHVQVSEYEDPMKSWSKYLWNGNDGPGFYMPCEDATFKKHYNVTITWHTMPNPDGMNDDEELTGTWYKNFDTEWETWTFYSPY